A part of Oryctolagus cuniculus chromosome 4, mOryCun1.1, whole genome shotgun sequence genomic DNA contains:
- the C4H3orf80 gene encoding uncharacterized membrane protein C3orf80 homolog translates to MWGPGVTTEGLSVAPAPPPLLPLLLLLALALVAPSRGGGGCAELACGERERCCDAANATAVRCCKLPLHAFLDNVGWFVRKLSGLLILLVLFAIGYFLQRIICPNPRRYPRGQARAGQGRPGPPGGAGAPGGAGPPDDDDDSPALLRNEAAAGSQDSLLDSGGGGGRSRAGGGRSAPSCASEHELRVVSPVFLQLPSYEEVKYLPTYEESMRLQQLSPGEVVLPVSVLGRPRGSGAGEPDGGEGRFPLI, encoded by the coding sequence ATGTGGGGACCCGGGGTCACAACCGAGGGCCTATCGGTGGCGCCGGcaccgccgccgctgctgccgctgctgctgctactgGCACTGGCGCTGGTGGCGCCCTCGCGGGGCGGCGGGGGCTGCGCGGAGCTGGCGTGCGGCGAGCGGGAGCGCTGCTGCGACGCGGCCAACGCCACGGCGGTGCGCTGCTGCAAGCTGCCGCTGCACGCCTTCCTGGACAACGTGGGCTGGTTCGTCCGCAAGCTCTCGGGACTGCTCATCCTGCTCGTGCTCTTCGCCATCGGCTACTTTCTGCAGCGCATCATCTGCCCTAACCCACGCAGGTACCCGCGCGGTCAGGCGCGAGCCGGGCAAGGGCGGCCCGGGCCTCCGGGGGGCGCAGGGGCGCCGGGGGGCGCAGGGCCGCCCGACGACGACGACGACTCGCCGGCTCTCCTGCGGAACGAGGCAGCCGCCGGCTCGCAGGACTCGCTGCTGGacagtggcggcggcggcggccggagtCGGGCAGGCGGCGGACGCTCGGCGCCCTCCTGCGCCTCGGAGCACGAGCTCCGCGTGGTCTCGCCAGTCTTCCTGCAGCTGCCCAGCTACGAGGAGGTCAAGTATCTGCCCACCTACGAGGAGTCCATGCGGCTGCAGCAGCTCAGCCCTGGGGAGGTCGTGCTGCCGGTGTCGGTGCTCGGCCGCCCGCGAGGCAGTGGTGCCGGGGAGCCCGACGGCGGCGAGGGCCGCTTCCCGCTCATTTGA